From Sphingobacteriales bacterium:
ATACATTATTACTTTGTTAAGGTTTCAAACCAGCAAGGATGTGAAAACTCAGACACTATCAAAATCAGGATATATGATCCGGGTTCTGTTGCTGACTTGATCAACGGGAAGATCTTGATTTATCCCAATCCGGCCTCAGACATGCTGTATATTTATAACCTGTCACCATCATTAATAATAAATACCATTGAATGTTATGAGCTTTCAGGGAAAAAGGTATTATCAAAAAAACAGATAAAGAATCAAACACCTGAATCCATAAATATTGAATCTCTCAGTAAAGGAGAATATATCCTGTTGATCAGATTATCAGATGGGAAAATGCTGACAATCAGGTTCAACAAACTGTAAGCATTGGCAAAATGAGGATTTTCTTTTGAAGGAAAAATTATGTGAATAATAGAAATAAAGACTTTCAATTTCCTGAAAGTCAGATAAACTGTTTCAACAGTTAATCATTTGTCATTCTTTTCATGCCCTGAATTAATCCTGTACCATATGGTTTATTCAAGAAGAACACTAAAATATCCTCAATCCAATATCCCTTATTTTTTTGCAGCAAAATAAATATCTGCCTCAATCATTACATTATTTTTGAAATAATGATGGACAAAATAAAGATTTCCATCAAGGTCGAGCGTAGGTTCACCTGCAAATTGCGAAACAATCAATACAGGGTCCGACCAGCCTGAACTGTCTTTTAATGAGCGATAAATAGCCGGGGTGCCCAGATAGGTGCGGGTAAACCATAATTCTTTACCATCCTGACTGACATAAGGATAACCATCCATTTCAGCAGAATTCAGTTTCTCAAGATTGACAGGATCCGACCAAGCTGATCCATTCCTTGTTGTCACCCACAGATCATAATTCCCTTTTCCTCCGTTTCTGGAAGAATGAAAATAAAGGTCATCCCCATGAATATGAACTTCACCTATCTGAATTTCCTTCATCAGCCTGTCGCCACAATATTTCCAGTTTTTCCACCTGTCTCCCGAATATTCGGCAGTGAACATATTCACACCCTGATATCCTTCCCTTGCTGAAGCAAACCACATCTCATTTCCCTGAACACAAACCGCTCCGTCAAGCGCCAGTTTACCAGGGTCCTGCAGCCACAACCTGACGGGTTTTCCCCAGATGCCGGCTTTTTTATTTGATACCCATACGCCCGTTACACTATCAAGCAGTTGTTTATCAGGGGTAATTCTGACATCGGGTGTAAAGAAAAAATAAAGAGTATTCCCATCCGGAGTAATAAAAGGAGAATCCTCAGCCCCTGCGGTATTAATCGGATAAGGTAGCGGAACAGGTTTAATAAAATCGTTTACATGAAGAATGGGTGGATGATTATCATTATTTGTATCTCCCTTTACTATATCCTTTGGTATCTTTCCTTCCCTGTCCACATCCGGGTAAACAGGATCGGGATTATCCGGATTACAGCACAATAATAATAAAGCTATTGTTGTTGTAATGATGAAGAAAACCCCATTAAAAATGAGTTTGATTTTTGTTTCCATCTGATTCAGTTTAATTTCAAAGATAATCTTTCTCTTTCTATCATCAGGAAAAAATTTAAAGTTTATGCACTTTTCAGTAACACTAAAAAAACACTGATTTCAGCCAAAAAACAAACATTATCCGACAACAAACGAAAGTAAATGAATGTTAACCGAATACAAGTAATTAAAAACCGAATCGACTGATAACCATGCATTTACCTTTGTGCCGAATTTCAGATTCACTTAAAAATTTTGGTAACGTTTTAAAATTAAAGTCATGAACAATTTAAGAAATCGCGTACAGTTAATCGGAAGAGTAGGAACAGAACCCGAAATCAGAACAGTTGCAAAAGGAAAAACATTTGCACGCCTGAACCTTGCCACCAATGAAACCTACATTAATAATAATGGTGAGCGCGTAACGGAAACACAATGGCACAACCTGGTAGCATGGGACAAAAATGCCATTTTGATTCAGAAATACCTCAGGAAAGGACAGGAAGTTGCTATTGAAGGTAAACTGACCAGCCGTAACTATCAGGACAAGGAAGGGGTTAAAAGATACATTACCGAAGTCATTGTCCACGAATTGCTCCTGCTTGGCGGAAAAAAGGAATAATGTTTCTTGCCTGCATCTGATAAAAAGCCTTCCTTAGGGGAGGCTTTTTTGTTTCTTAAAAACTAATGAATTTCATTATTCAGGAAAGTGTATTTTTGCAGTCCATTAGATTCTCAAAAAGAATAATAAATAATGAACGAAAAACGATTCAATCTGATTAACAACATTCTCGGCTGGATAATTTTTATTATTGCCGCTATTGTTTACCTGTTGACCATGGAGCCAACTGTGCCGCTTTGGGATTGCGGTGAATTTATTGCCGGTTCATACAAGCTTGAAGTGGTTCATCCTCCCGGAGCTCCGTTTTTCCTCATGTTTAACCATCTTTTTACCCTGTTTGCCCCCAACGTGCAGGCCATCCCGAAAATCATCAACGGCTTGTCAGGTATTGAAAGTGCATTAACTGTCATGCTGCTTTTCTGGACAAGCACGCTTCTTTCCAGAAAATTTTTCATTAAAGACATCAACAACATCCAGACAGGTGAAATGATAGGTGTTTTCGGAGCAGGTATTGTTGGTGCCCTCGCTTTCACATTTTCCGATACTTTCTGGTTTTCAGCCGTTGAAGCTGAGGTTTATGCCATGTCATCCACATTTACAGCACTGGTTTTCTGGCTGTTATTAAAATGGGAAAGACATGCTGATGAACCCGGTAATTTACGCTACCTGATCCTTATTTTTTATCTGATGGGGCTCTCCATTGGCGTTCACCTGCTGAGCTTACTGGCTCTTCCTGTTGTGGCTTTTGTGGTCTATTTCCGCAAATACAAGCATGTCAATGCCAAAGGCGTATTAGTCGCCTTTCTGATTGGTATGCTGATCCTTCAGGTAATCAACACAGGTATTATCAAATGGGTACCAGCCATTGCCAGCAAATTTGAGGTTCTTTTTGTCAATAGTTTTGGCCTGCCTTACTGGTCGGGAGCAGTATTTTTTGTTATTTTATTTATGGCAGCATTGGCTTACGGGGTTTATTATTCCCATAAGGTAAAAAATGTTTTCCTTAACCTTGTTTTTATGGCATCGCTGGTTGTCATGATGGGATTTTCCTCCTATACCATGGTAGCTATCCGTTCCCTGGCCAATCCACCTATCGACTACAGTAACCCTGATAATATTTTCAACATGCTCTCGTACATCAACCGTGAACAATATGGCGAAAGGCCATTGTTTTACGGGCCTGATTTCTCGGCTGAATTTCAGTCAACCAAAGATGGCAGAATGATGTACATCAAAAAAGACGGCAGGTATCAGGCTATCGGGCATAAGAAGAAACCGGTTTACGATAAAACGCATTATACCATTTTCCCGCGTATGGGCGATACCCGCTCCGACCGTATTGAAGGATACAAAGCATGGTCGGGCATGCGGAAAGGACAGAAAAAACCAACTTTTGCCGACAACATGCGTTTCTTCTTCCGCTACCAGCTTGGATTTATGTACTGGCGTTATTTTGCATGGAATTTTATCGGCAGGCAGAATGATGATCAGGGGAATGGTAAATTTATTGTCCCCGAAGGATTTATGAGTGGAAACTGGATCAGCGGTATTAAGTTTATTGATGAAATGCTGGTAGGCAATCAGGAAAAAGTTCCCTATCAGCAAAGGGTCAACCGGGGATACAACCGGTTGTACTTCCTTCCTTTTATTCTCGGACTTCTCGGGCTTTATTTCCATTATAAATCCAATAAGCGGGACGCCATCAGCACTTTTGCCCTGTTTTTCATCACGGGTATCCTGCTGGTGGTCTATCAGAACTCACCGCCTTTTGAGCCACGTGAGCGAGATTACACCCTGGTGGGGTCGTTTTATGTTTTCGCCATTTGGGTAGGATTCGGCATTTTAATGATAATCAATTATTTAAAACAGAGAATGTCATTTGTGCCGGCTGCCTCCATTGCACTGGGTGCTGGACTTTTAGCTGCTCCTGTTTTAATGGCTTCACAGGAGTGGGACGACCACGACCGCTCCCACCGTTACACTTCTCTCGATTATGGGCTGAATTACCTGAATTCCTGTGCTCAGGATGCCATTCTCTTTACCAATGGCGACAACGATACCTATCCGCTCTGGTATGCCCAGGAAGTGGAAGGCTTACGCGATGATGTAAGGGTTCTCAACCTTCAGTTGCTGATGACCGACTGGTATGTCGATCAGTTGAAGCTGAAAAAGAATAATTCTTCTCCGATTAATTTCTTTTTCAATTCTGAACAACTTACTGAAGGAACCAGGGATTTTGTTCCTTACTATCCCAATCCTAACCTGGTCGATACCAATTCTTTTTACGATACAAAAGAAATGCTGAGGTTTATTGCTACCGAAAACAAACAATATATGCTTTCATACGGAGATCAGTTTCTTAACTACTATCCTACTCCGCTCCTCGTACTTCCTGTCGATTCGGCTGAGGTTGTCAAATATAATGTAGTGAGGGAAGAATATTATCCCCGTATTGAGAAAGAAGTCAGATACAGTATCGGAAAGCGAAACCTGATGAAAAACAATCTTCTTCAGCTCGATATTCTGGCCAATAACCTGTGGAAACGCCCGATTTATTTCGGAATCACATCAGGATCAGAGACTTATCTTGGTCTTACCAACTATTTTCAGCAGGAAGGTATGGCTTACAGAATTGTTCCTGTCAGGAAAAATGAGATGGAGAACCTGAACACAGGAGAAACCGGCAGGGTTGACCCGGTCATCATGTATGAAAACATGATGAACCGTTTTAAATGGGGAAATATTAATGACCCGCGGGTTTACATCTGTAGTGTTACACGCAGGCATGCCATGAATTACAGAAATGTTTTTGCCACACTTGGCAGGGCTTTAATTCTTCATAATGAAAAAGAAAAAGCCATCAAAGCCATTGATAAATGCATTGAAGTGTTGCCGGAAGAAAAAGTGCCACACGACCTGAATTCGCTGGCACTTGTTGAGGTTTACTTTATGGCTGGTGCCAATGAAAAAGGGCTTAAACTGGCCGAACACCTGCTCGACCTGAATGTTGAAATGCTTGAATATTTCAAGTCTCTTGATAAAAAATTCTTCAAAATGACTGAAGAAGAAACGAGAAGAAGGTTTTATG
This genomic window contains:
- a CDS encoding T9SS type A sorting domain-containing protein; protein product: IHYYFVKVSNQQGCENSDTIKIRIYDPGSVADLINGKILIYPNPASDMLYIYNLSPSLIINTIECYELSGKKVLSKKQIKNQTPESINIESLSKGEYILLIRLSDGKMLTIRFNKL
- a CDS encoding single-stranded DNA-binding protein, which translates into the protein MNNLRNRVQLIGRVGTEPEIRTVAKGKTFARLNLATNETYINNNGERVTETQWHNLVAWDKNAILIQKYLRKGQEVAIEGKLTSRNYQDKEGVKRYITEVIVHELLLLGGKKE
- a CDS encoding DUF2723 domain-containing protein, whose protein sequence is MNEKRFNLINNILGWIIFIIAAIVYLLTMEPTVPLWDCGEFIAGSYKLEVVHPPGAPFFLMFNHLFTLFAPNVQAIPKIINGLSGIESALTVMLLFWTSTLLSRKFFIKDINNIQTGEMIGVFGAGIVGALAFTFSDTFWFSAVEAEVYAMSSTFTALVFWLLLKWERHADEPGNLRYLILIFYLMGLSIGVHLLSLLALPVVAFVVYFRKYKHVNAKGVLVAFLIGMLILQVINTGIIKWVPAIASKFEVLFVNSFGLPYWSGAVFFVILFMAALAYGVYYSHKVKNVFLNLVFMASLVVMMGFSSYTMVAIRSLANPPIDYSNPDNIFNMLSYINREQYGERPLFYGPDFSAEFQSTKDGRMMYIKKDGRYQAIGHKKKPVYDKTHYTIFPRMGDTRSDRIEGYKAWSGMRKGQKKPTFADNMRFFFRYQLGFMYWRYFAWNFIGRQNDDQGNGKFIVPEGFMSGNWISGIKFIDEMLVGNQEKVPYQQRVNRGYNRLYFLPFILGLLGLYFHYKSNKRDAISTFALFFITGILLVVYQNSPPFEPRERDYTLVGSFYVFAIWVGFGILMIINYLKQRMSFVPAASIALGAGLLAAPVLMASQEWDDHDRSHRYTSLDYGLNYLNSCAQDAILFTNGDNDTYPLWYAQEVEGLRDDVRVLNLQLLMTDWYVDQLKLKKNNSSPINFFFNSEQLTEGTRDFVPYYPNPNLVDTNSFYDTKEMLRFIATENKQYMLSYGDQFLNYYPTPLLVLPVDSAEVVKYNVVREEYYPRIEKEVRYSIGKRNLMKNNLLQLDILANNLWKRPIYFGITSGSETYLGLTNYFQQEGMAYRIVPVRKNEMENLNTGETGRVDPVIMYENMMNRFKWGNINDPRVYICSVTRRHAMNYRNVFATLGRALILHNEKEKAIKAIDKCIEVLPEEKVPHDLNSLALVEVYFMAGANEKGLKLAEHLLDLNVEMLEYFKSLDKKFFKMTEEETRRRFYALQVLQDMGKRYNQESLNKRATDELSRLQKLFGMM